A region from the Rheinheimera mangrovi genome encodes:
- the gluQRS gene encoding tRNA glutamyl-Q(34) synthetase GluQRS encodes MMPVVPPAYRGRFAPSPSGPLHFGSLIAAVGSYLQAKSQQGQWLVRMEDIDSPRMQAGAADGILRTLERYQLLWDGDVWVQSQRLERYQQVLELFQQQQLTYGCNCNRSRIQSLPQGYDGYCRDKQLTEGMLAWRLKAPATAPSFTDLLAGEVQIPTALAAEDYILKRRDGLFAYQLVVVVDDLDQGITEVVRGADLIDLTSRQQALFQLLGATAPAYLHLPLAVTEPGFKLSKQNHAPAVEDWPVSATLTAVLRFLGHPPPADLVGAEASELLAWASAHWQIRQIPKQSEQKSADFL; translated from the coding sequence ATGATGCCTGTTGTCCCTCCTGCATACAGGGGCCGGTTTGCGCCATCGCCATCCGGCCCTTTGCATTTTGGATCCCTCATTGCTGCTGTGGGCAGCTATCTGCAAGCAAAATCCCAACAAGGTCAGTGGCTGGTGCGGATGGAAGATATCGACAGTCCCCGTATGCAGGCTGGTGCAGCCGATGGCATTTTACGAACCTTAGAGCGCTATCAATTACTGTGGGATGGTGATGTCTGGGTGCAAAGTCAACGACTAGAGCGTTACCAGCAGGTGTTGGAGCTATTTCAACAACAGCAACTAACCTACGGCTGTAACTGCAACCGCTCTCGTATTCAAAGCCTGCCACAAGGTTATGATGGCTATTGTCGCGATAAACAGCTGACAGAAGGCATGCTTGCCTGGCGTTTAAAAGCACCGGCTACTGCGCCAAGCTTTACCGACCTTTTAGCTGGTGAAGTGCAGATCCCCACGGCCCTCGCCGCTGAAGATTATATTTTAAAACGCCGTGATGGCTTATTTGCCTATCAGTTGGTGGTTGTAGTCGACGATTTGGATCAAGGTATTACAGAGGTGGTGCGTGGCGCTGACCTGATTGACCTGACGTCCAGACAACAAGCTTTGTTTCAGCTACTTGGTGCAACAGCCCCTGCATATCTACATCTGCCTTTGGCTGTGACTGAACCAGGCTTCAAACTCAGCAAACAAAACCATGCACCAGCTGTTGAAGACTGGCCCGTCAGTGCCACTTTAACTGCTGTTTTACGTTTTTTGGGCCACCCACCCCCAGCAGATTTAGTTGGGGCTGAGGCCAGCGAATTACTGGCATGGGCCAGTGCACACTGGCAGATCAGACAAATCCCAAAACAAAGCGAGCAAAAATCGGCAGATTTCCTGTAA
- the pcnB gene encoding polynucleotide adenylyltransferase PcnB, with the protein MSRKDISPNALKVLYRLKDAGYEAYLVGGCIRDILLGLKPKDFDVVTNAHPEQVRQVFKNSRLIGRRFRLAHVVFGREVIEVATFRGHHTGDDETSPKASQSDAGQILRDNVYGTIEEDAERRDFSINALYYSVADFAIYDFANGIEAIAARKIELIGDPETRYREDPVRMLRAVRFATKLNMDIAAESKEPIKELAVLLKNIPAARLFEEFLKLFMAGKAFDNFVMLNDLGIIKQLLPQLAKVLKQDSSGKVFNMITKAMQDTDQRVAIDKPVTPAFTFAALLWYPVEQRAEKLLVESGLNEVDALNIAMMEVLDEVQRSIAIPKRFSLTIKDIWFLQSRLSKRAGRRAFKLMEQVKFRGAYDFLQLRAQAEGGELLELANWWQRFQSDDEAGRETLVQNLGKEGIERRPRRRRPPTKRRPSGPANG; encoded by the coding sequence GTGTCGCGCAAAGACATCAGCCCGAACGCATTAAAGGTGTTATACCGCTTAAAAGATGCGGGTTATGAGGCCTACCTGGTTGGTGGTTGCATCCGCGATATTTTGCTTGGCTTAAAACCAAAAGATTTTGACGTGGTGACCAATGCTCACCCGGAACAAGTGCGTCAGGTGTTTAAAAACAGCCGCCTGATTGGTCGTCGCTTCCGTTTGGCTCATGTGGTATTTGGCCGTGAAGTGATTGAAGTCGCTACCTTTCGTGGCCATCACACAGGCGATGATGAAACAAGCCCTAAAGCCAGCCAAAGTGATGCCGGCCAGATTCTGCGTGACAACGTGTATGGCACCATTGAAGAAGACGCTGAACGTCGCGACTTTAGCATCAATGCCTTGTACTACTCAGTGGCTGACTTTGCGATTTACGACTTTGCCAACGGTATTGAAGCCATAGCAGCGCGCAAAATTGAGCTAATTGGCGATCCTGAAACCCGTTACCGTGAAGATCCGGTGCGGATGCTGCGTGCTGTGCGTTTTGCTACCAAGCTGAATATGGACATAGCAGCAGAGAGCAAAGAGCCTATTAAAGAGCTGGCTGTGCTATTGAAAAACATTCCGGCAGCCCGTTTATTTGAAGAATTCCTCAAGTTATTTATGGCAGGCAAAGCCTTTGATAACTTTGTGATGCTGAACGATTTAGGCATTATTAAGCAGCTGTTGCCTCAACTGGCCAAAGTGTTAAAACAGGATAGTAGCGGCAAAGTTTTTAACATGATCACCAAAGCTATGCAGGATACGGATCAGCGGGTTGCCATTGATAAACCTGTGACACCGGCTTTTACCTTTGCAGCTTTGTTATGGTATCCGGTTGAACAACGTGCAGAAAAACTGCTGGTTGAAAGTGGTTTAAACGAAGTGGACGCACTGAACATTGCCATGATGGAAGTGCTGGACGAAGTACAGCGTTCTATCGCCATTCCAAAACGTTTTAGCCTGACCATTAAAGACATATGGTTCCTGCAAAGCCGTTTAAGCAAACGAGCTGGCCGTCGCGCCTTTAAATTGATGGAGCAGGTAAAATTCCGTGGGGCTTATGATTTCCTGCAATTACGCGCTCAGGCCGAAGGCGGCGAATTATTGGAGCTGGCCAACTGGTGGCAACGTTTCCAGTCCGATGACGAAGCAGGCCGTGAAACTTTAGTACAAAACCTCGGTAAAGAAGGTATTGAACGCCGTCCACGCCGCCGTCGCCCCCCCACCAAACGTCGCCCTTCTGGCCCGGCCAATGGCTAA
- the panC gene encoding pantoate--beta-alanine ligase, with amino-acid sequence MLMIQDIAQLRALIRQWRSAGERVAFVPTMGNLHQGHLQLVDTAKQRADRVIVSIFVNPMQFGANEDLDKYPRTLEQDCKGLTEHGADAVFTPTPAVIYPRGLDVQTYVEVPLLGDYHCGASRAGHFRGVSTIVTKLFNLVQPDIACFGQKDYQQLAIIRQMVADLSMPIEIIGVPTTRAEDGLALSSRNGYLTKEQRTTAPALYRTLQWMKQQLSQGFSDLRALEQQAKDQLNAAGFKADYINISNRQTLVPATDSTASLVILAAAYLGNTRLIDNIEV; translated from the coding sequence ATGTTAATGATTCAGGATATTGCCCAGCTACGCGCTTTAATTCGTCAATGGCGCAGTGCTGGTGAACGGGTTGCCTTTGTGCCGACTATGGGCAATTTGCATCAGGGCCATTTGCAGTTAGTCGATACCGCCAAACAAAGAGCAGACCGGGTTATTGTCAGTATTTTTGTGAATCCAATGCAGTTTGGTGCTAATGAAGATTTAGACAAATACCCCCGCACTTTAGAACAGGACTGCAAAGGATTGACGGAACATGGTGCTGACGCGGTATTTACCCCTACGCCCGCCGTTATTTATCCAAGGGGGCTGGATGTACAAACTTATGTCGAAGTGCCGCTGTTGGGCGACTATCACTGCGGCGCCAGCCGTGCCGGGCATTTTCGTGGCGTGTCGACCATAGTCACTAAGCTGTTTAATCTGGTGCAGCCGGATATCGCCTGCTTTGGCCAGAAAGACTACCAACAATTAGCTATTATCCGCCAGATGGTGGCTGACTTGTCCATGCCTATTGAAATCATTGGGGTACCAACAACCCGCGCTGAAGATGGTTTGGCGTTAAGTTCCCGCAATGGGTATTTAACCAAAGAACAACGTACCACAGCACCGGCTTTATACCGCACCTTGCAGTGGATGAAACAGCAATTAAGTCAGGGCTTCAGCGATTTACGTGCTTTAGAGCAACAAGCCAAAGATCAGCTCAATGCTGCAGGTTTCAAAGCAGATTACATCAACATTTCTAACCGCCAGACCTTAGTACCAGCGACAGACTCAACTGCTTCTTTGGTGATACTGGCCGCTGCTTATCTGGGCAATACGCGGCTGATTGATAATATCGAAGTTTAA
- a CDS encoding GFA family protein: protein MYSGQCLCAEVKVEIRGAITDIIHCHCSLCRKSSGTAYATNGFVSSTEFSVIQGKELLKAFSLKQGRLRHFCSNCGSPVYSSSAADPGRIRIRLGILDSEITERPISHNFVSSKASWDNLDADLPRYDGHEPGRS from the coding sequence ATGTATTCAGGCCAATGCCTTTGTGCTGAAGTAAAAGTAGAAATTCGTGGTGCTATTACCGACATTATTCATTGCCACTGTTCCTTGTGCCGTAAATCCAGCGGCACGGCTTATGCGACCAACGGCTTCGTATCCAGTACAGAATTCAGTGTGATTCAAGGCAAAGAACTGCTCAAAGCCTTTTCGTTAAAACAAGGCAGGTTGCGGCATTTTTGCTCCAACTGCGGCAGTCCTGTGTACAGCTCAAGCGCTGCAGACCCAGGCAGGATCCGCATTCGTTTGGGCATACTGGATTCAGAAATCACCGAGCGTCCCATCAGCCATAACTTTGTTTCGTCAAAAGCCAGCTGGGATAATCTGGATGCAGACTTGCCACGTTATGATGGCCATGAACCTGGCCGAAGCTGA
- the pepB gene encoding aminopeptidase PepB, which yields MSDLIQIRLSSAAADAKWGKNVLLTPDAAGYQLHVKAADLRAVQKAGRQLDALGIQQFQLAGDGWTVDSQWALYQGFCTAKKLGAIGWTGTDAEQQQLQQLHQTFSWAKAIINQTPEDLAPVTLAEQAAAFVQSVAPAGTVSTEIIAGSTLLEQGWVGIHAVGRGSERDPAMLVLDYNPTGQADAPVFAALVGKGITFDSGGYSIKASEGMVTMKCDMGGAATVTAALALAILQGLNKRVQLILCCAENLISGGAFKLGDILTYKNGVTVEIVNTDAEGRLVLADGLQKAAEAAPELIIDAATLTGAAMNALGSEYNAVFALDKALAQRVLGYAEQVQEGAWQLPLEKWHQGQCPSPYADTANSRPVKGGGTGGASNAAGFLSRFVPNDGKGWVHLDLAAAFHNSANGFWAAGATGMGIRLVAQTLTQE from the coding sequence ATGTCAGATCTAATTCAAATTCGCTTAAGCAGCGCTGCTGCAGATGCCAAGTGGGGCAAAAATGTGCTGCTGACACCAGATGCGGCTGGTTATCAACTTCATGTCAAAGCTGCTGATTTACGTGCAGTGCAAAAAGCTGGTCGTCAATTAGATGCCTTAGGTATTCAACAGTTTCAACTGGCAGGTGATGGCTGGACTGTCGATAGCCAGTGGGCTTTGTATCAGGGTTTTTGTACAGCTAAGAAATTAGGTGCTATCGGCTGGACGGGGACAGATGCCGAACAACAGCAATTACAGCAGTTGCACCAAACTTTTAGCTGGGCTAAAGCTATTATCAACCAAACCCCAGAAGATTTAGCCCCTGTTACTTTGGCTGAACAGGCTGCAGCTTTTGTTCAGTCTGTAGCGCCAGCTGGCACAGTATCCACTGAAATTATTGCGGGTTCTACTTTGCTGGAACAGGGCTGGGTCGGTATTCATGCCGTAGGCCGTGGCAGTGAGCGTGACCCGGCTATGTTAGTGCTGGACTACAATCCAACTGGTCAGGCTGATGCACCGGTTTTTGCCGCTTTAGTAGGTAAAGGTATTACTTTTGATTCGGGTGGTTATTCAATTAAAGCCAGCGAAGGCATGGTGACCATGAAATGCGATATGGGCGGTGCAGCCACTGTTACAGCCGCTTTAGCTTTGGCCATTTTGCAGGGCTTAAACAAAAGAGTGCAGCTGATTTTATGCTGTGCCGAAAACCTGATCTCAGGTGGTGCCTTTAAACTGGGTGATATCCTGACCTATAAAAATGGCGTCACTGTCGAAATCGTTAATACCGATGCTGAAGGCCGTTTAGTACTGGCTGATGGTCTGCAAAAAGCTGCAGAAGCAGCGCCTGAACTGATCATTGATGCAGCTACTTTAACCGGTGCTGCAATGAATGCTTTAGGTTCCGAATACAATGCAGTCTTTGCTTTGGATAAGGCCTTAGCACAACGTGTGTTAGGTTATGCCGAACAAGTGCAGGAAGGCGCCTGGCAACTACCGCTGGAGAAATGGCATCAGGGCCAATGCCCTTCACCTTATGCCGATACAGCCAATAGCCGTCCTGTCAAAGGTGGGGGCACAGGTGGAGCCAGCAATGCGGCAGGTTTTTTAAGTCGTTTTGTGCCTAACGACGGCAAAGGTTGGGTTCATTTAGATTTAGCTGCAGCTTTCCATAATTCAGCCAATGGTTTTTGGGCCGCAGGTGCAACAGGTATGGGCATTCGTTTAGTGGCTCAAACTCTGACTCAGGAATAA
- the folK gene encoding 2-amino-4-hydroxy-6-hydroxymethyldihydropteridine diphosphokinase, translating into MANTLVYIGLGANLAQPVQQLERAVLALQSIKDTELVQVSSFYGSKPMGPQDQPDYVNAVAALHTRLSAEHLLTELQQIELEQGRQRKDERWGPRTLDLDILLFGHDIIQTERLTVPHYGMKTREFVLYPLAELDLNLVLPDNTKLSELLTTVPLNGLTRL; encoded by the coding sequence ATGGCTAATACCCTTGTGTATATTGGGCTGGGCGCTAATTTAGCCCAGCCGGTGCAGCAATTAGAACGTGCGGTTTTAGCTTTGCAGAGCATCAAAGACACTGAGCTTGTGCAGGTCTCGTCTTTCTATGGCTCCAAACCTATGGGGCCACAGGATCAGCCGGATTACGTCAATGCAGTGGCAGCGCTTCATACCCGCTTATCCGCAGAACACTTGCTGACAGAACTGCAACAGATTGAGCTTGAACAAGGCCGGCAACGTAAAGACGAACGCTGGGGCCCTCGTACTCTGGATTTAGATATTCTGCTGTTTGGTCATGACATCATTCAAACAGAACGCTTAACAGTGCCACATTACGGCATGAAAACTCGTGAGTTTGTGCTATACCCGCTGGCAGAACTAGACTTAAACCTTGTATTACCTGATAACACTAAGCTGAGTGAGTTGTTGACGACTGTGCCTTTAAACGGCCTGACTCGTCTCTGA
- the panB gene encoding 3-methyl-2-oxobutanoate hydroxymethyltransferase, with protein sequence MAKITTAQLLKMKQKGEKITALTAYDASFAKLFADAGVEVILIGDSLGMVLQGHSDTLPVTTAEIAYHTRCVRAGAPLAFVIADMPFMSYATVEQAMQNATPLMQAGANMVKLEGGDFLLPTIKALTERGIPVCGHLGLTPQSVHVFGGFKVQGRDEQAADLMVQQAIALQEAGAQLLVVECIPSALAERISKALVIPVIGIGAGKETDGQILVMHDLLGISSGYIPKFSKNFLQETGEIKQAIGKYIQDVKQGQFPGPEHSF encoded by the coding sequence ATGGCAAAAATTACCACTGCTCAATTGCTGAAGATGAAACAAAAAGGCGAAAAAATTACCGCCTTAACGGCTTACGATGCCAGTTTCGCTAAATTGTTTGCCGATGCCGGTGTGGAAGTTATTCTGATCGGTGACTCTTTAGGTATGGTACTGCAGGGCCACAGCGACACTTTGCCTGTGACCACAGCTGAAATTGCTTATCACACGCGCTGCGTCCGCGCTGGTGCACCGCTGGCATTTGTCATTGCCGATATGCCATTTATGAGTTACGCCACAGTGGAACAGGCGATGCAAAACGCTACGCCTTTAATGCAAGCCGGTGCCAATATGGTCAAGCTTGAAGGCGGTGATTTTTTATTACCTACCATTAAAGCCTTAACCGAACGTGGTATTCCGGTTTGTGGCCACTTAGGTTTAACACCACAGTCTGTGCATGTATTTGGTGGTTTTAAGGTACAGGGCCGCGATGAGCAGGCGGCTGACTTAATGGTGCAACAGGCCATAGCGTTACAGGAAGCAGGCGCTCAGCTATTGGTCGTTGAATGCATTCCATCAGCCTTAGCTGAACGTATATCCAAAGCACTGGTGATTCCGGTGATAGGAATAGGCGCAGGCAAAGAAACCGATGGTCAGATTTTAGTGATGCATGATTTATTGGGCATCAGCTCTGGCTATATCCCTAAATTCTCGAAGAATTTCCTGCAGGAAACCGGCGAAATTAAACAAGCCATAGGTAAATACATTCAGGATGTCAAACAAGGCCAGTTCCCTGGTCCAGAACATAGCTTTTAA
- the dksA gene encoding RNA polymerase-binding protein DksA, whose translation MPEGKTVKTLGLLALAGVEPYQAAQGEEYMNPKQLDHFRRILDAWRQQLREEVDRTKNHMADEAANFPDPVDRAAQEEEFSLELRARDRERKLLKKIEKTLQKIEDEDFGFCDTCGIEIGIKRLEARPTADMCIDCKTLAEIKEKQLGG comes from the coding sequence ATGCCAGAAGGCAAAACCGTAAAAACCTTGGGACTGTTAGCCCTTGCAGGCGTAGAGCCTTATCAGGCCGCGCAAGGCGAAGAGTACATGAACCCAAAACAGCTGGACCATTTCCGCCGCATTCTGGACGCATGGCGTCAACAGTTACGCGAAGAAGTGGATCGCACCAAAAACCATATGGCCGACGAAGCTGCAAACTTCCCGGATCCAGTGGATCGTGCTGCTCAGGAAGAAGAGTTCAGTCTGGAATTACGAGCTCGGGATCGCGAACGTAAATTACTGAAAAAGATTGAAAAAACGCTACAAAAAATCGAAGACGAAGACTTTGGTTTCTGCGACACCTGTGGTATCGAAATTGGTATCAAACGTTTAGAAGCCCGCCCTACAGCCGATATGTGTATCGACTGTAAAACGCTCGCTGAAATCAAGGAAAAACAACTGGGCGGTTAA
- a CDS encoding PspC domain-containing protein — MSDKSLALSNDKMIAGVCGGIAEYFGWSSGGVRLVYVLLSVLSAAFPGIFVYVILWLLMPRKDSL, encoded by the coding sequence ATGTCAGATAAAAGCTTAGCTTTATCCAATGATAAAATGATCGCTGGAGTTTGTGGTGGTATAGCAGAGTACTTTGGCTGGTCCAGCGGTGGTGTACGGCTGGTGTATGTGCTGCTGTCGGTGTTGTCCGCCGCTTTTCCCGGCATATTTGTTTATGTCATTTTGTGGTTGTTGATGCCAAGAAAAGACAGCCTTTAA
- the hrpB gene encoding ATP-dependent helicase HrpB, with translation MFFARPDLLPVAEICPRLVQSLKQHNKVILSAPPGAGKSTYLPLFLLNHADFAGKTILLLEPRRLAAKSIASYLASQLNEAVGQQVGYQIRHEKSYSKNTRLLIVTEGVLIRKIQQDPELAGIDLIIFDEFHERSLQADLALALALEVQQLNSDLQLLIMSATLEQQKLAFALDAPVLSSEGRSYPVDIVYQVPTAEPVWLQSAKLSLQASFKHQGSILTFLPGQREINQARDWLLEQNNDSQLDIYALSGALTLAEQQQAIAASPRGRRKLVLTTNIAETSLTIEGIEVVVDSGFCRQAVYHPKHGLTRLDTVAISQAAAIQRAGRAGRLSAGICYRLDSAELWQRRIAFTPASILQSDLTSLLLEISAWGCSPEQLFWLDQPPQANLKSAAWVLLQLKAITNKGQITDFGRQLLATGTEPRLAALVLHGKALEQQGEQGAAWLAVVLATMLENPNRSREQDIDQLLQQPLYGALLQQAKQLAQQNQIKVSSYLPQHLTAALLSRAFPDRIAILRGKGYLLTNNAGALLFPDSPLSGTEVLVICDLYFGHSTQISLAARWTMAELMQEWQADLQKQSYFGFDAQQGRFIAEQRLVLGSCVLERKSVHSKLTESEQQQAWLDWLKQQGLQALPWTEQAMQLRYRLQLMHQYMPEQAMPKVDDDSLWADAEVWLAPALGRFTKLNDLNKLDLYSLLWQRLTYKEQQMLNSSLPDSWRSAVGSMIPVHYSDEGEAILSVRIQEMFGQLDTPAVANGRLAMKIHLLSPARRPLQVTQDLASFWANSYAEVKKEMKGRYPKHYWPDNPAEAMPTNKTKKAMQK, from the coding sequence TTGTTTTTTGCGAGACCTGATTTGTTACCTGTTGCAGAGATTTGCCCAAGGCTGGTTCAGAGCCTGAAACAACACAACAAAGTGATTTTATCTGCGCCGCCCGGTGCCGGTAAATCAACCTACCTGCCGCTGTTTTTACTCAACCATGCCGATTTCGCCGGAAAAACTATTCTGCTGTTAGAGCCGAGGCGACTGGCCGCAAAAAGTATTGCCAGTTATCTTGCCAGTCAGTTGAACGAAGCTGTAGGGCAACAGGTTGGTTATCAAATTCGTCATGAAAAAAGTTACAGCAAAAACACTCGTTTGTTGATCGTCACCGAAGGGGTATTGATCCGGAAAATTCAGCAGGATCCTGAACTTGCAGGCATAGACCTGATTATCTTTGACGAATTCCATGAACGCTCCCTGCAGGCAGATTTGGCATTAGCTTTAGCATTAGAAGTTCAGCAACTGAACAGTGATTTGCAATTGCTGATTATGTCGGCCACTTTGGAACAGCAAAAACTAGCGTTCGCCTTGGACGCACCCGTGCTGAGCAGCGAAGGCCGCAGTTATCCTGTGGATATTGTTTATCAAGTACCTACAGCCGAACCTGTCTGGTTGCAAAGTGCTAAATTAAGTCTGCAAGCCAGCTTCAAACATCAGGGCAGTATCCTTACTTTTTTACCAGGTCAACGTGAAATTAATCAGGCCAGAGACTGGTTATTGGAGCAAAACAACGATAGCCAGTTAGATATTTATGCGTTGTCCGGTGCTTTAACTTTGGCTGAGCAGCAACAAGCTATAGCAGCTAGCCCACGAGGGCGGCGTAAGTTAGTACTGACCACTAATATTGCCGAAACCAGTTTAACCATTGAAGGTATTGAAGTGGTGGTCGATTCCGGTTTCTGTCGTCAGGCTGTGTATCATCCCAAACATGGCTTAACACGATTGGATACTGTTGCCATCAGTCAGGCCGCTGCTATTCAGAGAGCAGGACGGGCAGGGCGTTTATCGGCCGGTATTTGTTATCGCCTCGATAGTGCGGAGCTGTGGCAGCGCCGTATTGCCTTTACTCCTGCTTCGATACTGCAATCAGATTTAACTTCGCTATTACTGGAGATTTCTGCCTGGGGTTGCTCGCCAGAGCAATTATTCTGGTTGGATCAACCGCCACAAGCCAACCTGAAATCGGCCGCCTGGGTGTTGTTACAACTCAAAGCTATCACGAACAAAGGCCAGATCACTGACTTTGGCCGGCAGTTGTTAGCCACTGGTACTGAGCCCCGACTGGCCGCTTTAGTGCTGCATGGCAAAGCGCTGGAACAACAGGGGGAGCAAGGTGCTGCCTGGTTGGCTGTGGTGCTGGCAACGATGCTGGAGAATCCAAATCGCAGTCGTGAGCAGGATATTGACCAGTTGCTGCAGCAACCTTTGTATGGCGCTTTATTGCAACAGGCGAAGCAACTGGCACAGCAGAATCAGATTAAAGTCAGCAGCTACTTACCTCAGCATTTAACAGCGGCCTTATTAAGCCGGGCTTTCCCTGACCGCATTGCTATCTTGCGGGGCAAAGGTTACTTACTGACGAATAATGCGGGTGCTTTATTATTTCCTGACAGTCCTCTGTCAGGCACTGAAGTGCTGGTGATCTGTGATTTGTATTTTGGCCACAGCACACAAATCAGTCTGGCGGCACGCTGGACTATGGCAGAACTGATGCAGGAATGGCAGGCTGATTTGCAGAAGCAGTCCTATTTTGGTTTTGATGCGCAGCAAGGTCGTTTTATAGCGGAGCAGCGCTTAGTTCTGGGCAGTTGTGTACTGGAACGTAAGTCAGTCCATTCCAAACTGACAGAATCCGAACAGCAACAGGCCTGGCTGGATTGGCTGAAACAACAAGGTTTGCAGGCGTTACCCTGGACTGAACAAGCCATGCAGCTGCGATACAGACTGCAATTGATGCATCAGTACATGCCAGAACAGGCTATGCCCAAGGTAGATGATGATAGCTTATGGGCTGACGCTGAAGTCTGGTTAGCTCCAGCTTTAGGTCGATTTACAAAACTGAATGATTTGAATAAGTTAGATCTTTACTCTTTATTATGGCAACGTTTAACGTACAAAGAGCAGCAAATGCTGAATAGCAGCCTGCCAGACAGTTGGCGTTCAGCTGTGGGATCTATGATCCCTGTTCATTACAGCGATGAAGGAGAAGCCATTTTGTCTGTTCGAATTCAGGAAATGTTTGGCCAGCTCGATACTCCGGCTGTAGCAAACGGGCGTTTAGCCATGAAAATTCATTTATTGTCGCCAGCGCGTCGCCCTTTACAGGTAACTCAGGATTTGGCCAGTTTCTGGGCTAATAGTTATGCTGAAGTGAAAAAGGAAATGAAAGGCCGTTATCCAAAACATTATTGGCCAGACAATCCTGCAGAGGCCATGCCGACTAATAAAACTAAAAAAGCTATGCAAAAATGA
- a CDS encoding sulfite exporter TauE/SafE family protein has product MAIEWIIAYLLLGAVVGFFAGLLGVGGGGIMVPVLTALFLAQQFPAELSVHMALATSMAAIIVTSFASMRSHQQHGAILWPVVWKLTPAILIGTVAAAYLAAALSSLALAIFFCCFMSYVALQMLLNIKPKASRQLPGVIGLSGVGLVIGAVSALVAIGGGSLTVPFLTWCNVKIQQAIGTSAAVGLPIAISGTLGYFLAGASTDAVLPEYSLGYVYLPAMLLIAAVSYFTAPLGAALAHRLPVATLKKVFAALLIALSAKMLHSVLTS; this is encoded by the coding sequence ATGGCCATCGAATGGATTATCGCGTATTTGTTGCTGGGGGCAGTTGTAGGTTTTTTTGCAGGCTTATTAGGGGTAGGCGGCGGCGGTATTATGGTACCTGTACTGACTGCTTTATTTTTAGCACAGCAATTTCCTGCTGAATTATCCGTGCATATGGCTCTGGCTACCTCTATGGCTGCCATTATAGTGACGTCTTTTGCCAGTATGAGAAGTCACCAGCAGCATGGCGCTATTTTATGGCCTGTGGTCTGGAAGTTAACTCCGGCCATATTAATAGGCACTGTAGCTGCGGCTTATCTGGCGGCTGCTTTATCTTCTTTGGCTTTGGCGATATTTTTCTGCTGTTTTATGAGTTATGTCGCACTACAGATGCTGCTGAATATTAAACCTAAAGCCAGCCGCCAGTTACCAGGCGTTATAGGCTTAAGTGGGGTTGGGCTGGTGATCGGGGCCGTATCCGCTTTGGTGGCTATAGGGGGAGGTTCGCTGACAGTGCCTTTTTTGACCTGGTGTAATGTCAAAATCCAGCAGGCGATAGGCACTTCTGCTGCAGTTGGCTTACCTATAGCCATCAGCGGTACGCTGGGTTATTTCCTTGCTGGTGCTTCGACAGATGCAGTATTGCCAGAGTACAGCCTGGGTTATGTGTATTTGCCTGCCATGTTGTTAATTGCGGCTGTCAGTTACTTTACCGCGCCGCTTGGTGCTGCGTTAGCGCACCGTTTGCCTGTGGCCACTTTAAAGAAAGTATTTGCCGCATTGCTCATTGCATTGAGCGCTAAAATGTTACACAGCGTCTTAACCTCATAA